From one Desulfonatronovibrio magnus genomic stretch:
- a CDS encoding SHOCT domain-containing protein, translating into MNTMLFWQTLAVFGLSNVDWSYWPFGEGFTGSWILTLSKFVFIGVILAVILGFLRILFGPKGIFRDKEMDLEAEQERERVREAVDILRQRLAKGEISEDEFEHKKWLLEK; encoded by the coding sequence ATGAATACAATGTTATTCTGGCAGACTTTGGCAGTTTTTGGCCTGAGCAATGTGGACTGGTCCTACTGGCCGTTTGGAGAAGGTTTCACAGGAAGCTGGATCCTGACCCTGTCAAAGTTTGTCTTTATAGGGGTTATCCTTGCTGTCATCCTGGGTTTTTTACGGATACTTTTCGGGCCAAAGGGGATTTTCAGAGACAAGGAAATGGATCTGGAAGCTGAGCAGGAGCGGGAAAGAGTTCGGGAAGCAGTGGATATCCTGCGCCAGCGACTGGCCAAAGGCGAGATAAGCGAGGATGAGTTTGAGCATAAGAAATGGCTTCTGGAAAAATGA
- a CDS encoding thermonuclease family protein, producing MCKVFRVFFIFLFCLFLYGLAGAQDVRVAWVPDGDTVILDNREVVRLKGIDAPETGFDGGQDQYFAREATQRLEDLVMGRTITMRTGQEPRDRFGRTLAYLYLPDGQNINLLLIRDGYAFYYPHEQQDEEISSRLLRAQRQAMEQNLGFWPEIFTLDELDLNFVGNRRSQRFHVATCGYGQRISPQNRIEFSSIYDAFYAGHAPCRRCSPWPDAR from the coding sequence ATGTGTAAAGTATTTAGAGTCTTTTTTATATTTTTATTTTGTCTGTTTTTGTATGGGCTGGCAGGTGCTCAAGATGTTCGTGTAGCATGGGTGCCGGACGGAGATACAGTAATCTTAGACAACAGAGAAGTTGTCCGCCTCAAAGGCATAGATGCTCCTGAGACAGGTTTTGATGGCGGACAGGATCAGTATTTTGCCAGAGAAGCTACACAGCGCCTGGAAGATCTGGTTATGGGCAGAACCATTACCATGCGTACTGGACAGGAACCCAGAGACAGGTTTGGAAGAACTCTTGCCTACCTTTATCTTCCTGATGGACAAAATATCAATCTGTTACTTATAAGAGATGGTTATGCATTTTACTATCCTCATGAACAGCAGGATGAAGAGATCTCATCAAGACTGCTGAGAGCCCAGCGCCAGGCCATGGAACAGAACCTTGGATTCTGGCCGGAAATTTTTACGCTTGATGAATTAGATCTAAATTTCGTTGGCAACAGGCGATCCCAGCGTTTTCATGTAGCTACTTGTGGATATGGCCAGCGCATCTCTCCTCAAAACAGGATAGAATTTTCTTCAATTTATGATGCTTTTTACGCTGGCCATGCACCATGCAGGCGTTGCTCTCCCTGGCCTGATGCCAGATAA